The following are from one region of the Cottoperca gobio chromosome 13, fCotGob3.1, whole genome shotgun sequence genome:
- the urb1 gene encoding nucleolar pre-ribosomal-associated protein 1 isoform X1, with translation MGIKRHMEDSAESNTPLKKEVPEFNGTVFKAMLKEPTTAMKGLETFVSTAKKLPCSDLYDVVEGYIKISMECAEIFKLLEREKHVESEMMLVFESLEMILLRTASDLSHFSMVGNAIVKKTVSSHVKLLQGSFQSENHRFVRQCLSLLSALVSQGPEAARDVLSHIHVTKALSGLAKRKDKRGRPDVRMAFIQFVLSFLVSGDNATVGQLLEIKELLPEILSTGLKEDRMSIANLILSTLKTRVVLNKFISKTQKVRFFTPVVLANIASLYKWNGIVDATVDDDRMLEDSEHAGISVIRELVHSFLLDLCCSRKHGISFHDASFGTAGRAGNIVLLQFLVGQKQATEDELVMELVVNVLKASPDMLARYFKETQYSYTPRLKSAWQDNVKLLKKIYAAQPEISTAFQTGEVIPLPRLLSMIMVISLPPVCNKTFFTQGISLANTAVQLTTLSMMNFTLKRANKNLEYLLDKSEWHSSNVYTSDMMGDLVQQYRETLSKILPDMTSIVSKWQSLSKKEKTDAEEKKTKTEGSAEQTDNENKVPVAETAEVILLKTQILQVICLYQKVVPHLVSQCKFDFSKLLKGIVSEKGMREEVPPVLQYQILQLALDLPASKFSWFRIQDVADTESSSSGEKSVLYLLLKMFVSSSSSHLKTSTRLLVVKVLKDSGVFEYTWTELELWLDQLAKVDANQQETVIQFLERVLVKLVCNSYTYTDKVASLVQEAAYLQANLSSQEGDAASIPISHIDDVLDMLDVIMEGNEGEMEELGPSLSEDLIIQTFPFSVVVPAALEARNKLPADKGVVYEYLSAVLSDVLHCQREPLPLCLALQQYDKELVSAELSASPHPSIIHLHQYYSKWLPQQCREELFKSSECHLKGMSTPNSFTALMKAAYSQGPNTLLEDAFRKSVEGTLASMLMADFPAAIKQILLYIKSTVENLGTFSKDIGTAPLKAVMGILLDLVSKLQGFQETTISEPAAENSQEGADLFLEVHQSSTTEANKEQILVSALGSIFKHPCLQQWFLALELAALPPHTLNPVRLKHMCAQLNDDMLALLKTCSPTLCDLGHLELISSYMESIEKAVLKELMEKGSQAAKKQSRPFQALLSLHSYMDSCNLREVVSKLLLLPHESLISPSSKGTQAELSVYGQAALQILTESKANPSQDHGIFLSQAHLHGLSTLLLSCSSPALEAFLLQTLSSEPASAKLIHTDVLLHCLQCPLPDSLSISSLLLKNCSTHRLCFDMWCLEPENMEKLSDQMETFLPLINTYLQVASREDPARPIDVQKKVVKALNQMLLAKLSQCVLGNLTEDSGAQLAETLANLIKLSANIKDTRNLVSTLPNALQKVDSFERWRLVDVITEKLADCPEEQDTWRKSVTAAALKCLTAAYSHYKDQATARSEQEQSILERLQGLLTSADDITASEWNSFVKNGLKYRYRDHHFLKTLGNLLELMYGGREVHKDLIPLSTLYMMTSSHSLFLPTMLDSDEEASRCQAKEALLSLLLSLVKKCPTVCNINHFVVLLGAYGVTLSTADQKLLLLLQEYERNNVTLLKFQSFLWGPAAVEHHKTRKSLGASLWKQESSDDLLALLKSDWMLQTIAHFPQQRRIMLQDDKELLYCNTAVKDLGNVYDPRFLLPLFSTILQPECVIDCLKFVSSHALGVTLMSLSSYDPNLRAAAYHVLSCFYQHLEGARVREKRQLLYLMDTVKNGIRQQNQRLPFVLTTYIAKVAQQMLKPEDHMYVVLNRFLLSHQSLDFRRVPEFFKLFYGFDLEHKMEREWILSVLEEGISDGHSYELCEQQGIFQTLLGFSSSPLCDEHSQAQIIRVLCQAARVTRAAYNLTKSCGLLTWIIQVVEKRNLDQQLLSAIIELLHVLWFTNLGQKEKQVDGAKTSSSTEEKPQSSGKCLPLPLINEFLSVASTISRHLRSRVKAAQLNLFLQTLCSVLKHRGTALNVNKQADWLTLHPQPLSCTESLTLLLCWASLSHNTALLTQIQALSEKHKVKELLGMGKDKARGKGSFSQARTRKENLAEDAETEKQEESLLTQCTFYLSSIFVHWEPVFPLSEPQPAQPRDKLDASQLAGDAAHLLTKWSLRCLVEDSYDENRTKEFLHWVEKAVMKHSRIMNVVLLDPGMKADILRLYHQAFDAQCHSSISARVEVLQLFTNIMIRLLETRGNLPELHQAVVSACLPAATHDQSTRVEGLFLLSSYVHELWRGATSAELFLSHVSLVTGAKCNRQKASKPSLKQTAIRAICNDIITLKS, from the exons ATGGGTATTAAGCGCCACATGGAAGACTCAGCGGAGTCAAACACTCCGCTGAAAAAAGAAGTTCCGGAGTTCAATGGAACCGTATTTAAAGCCATGCTAAAGGAACCCACCACAGCCATGAAGG GACTGGAGACATTCGTATCAACCGCGAAGAAGCTGCCATGCTCTGACCTGTATGATGTAGTTGAAGGTTATATTAAAATCTCTATGGAGTGTGCAGAAATATTCAAACTGCTAGAAAGAGAAAAGCATGTAGAGAGTGAG ATGATGCTGGTTTTTGAGAGCTTGGAGATGATCCTCCTCAGGACAGCCAGTGATCTGTCCCACTTCAGCATGGTTGGAAATGCCATTGTGAAAAAGACTGTTTCCAGCCACGTGAAACTTCTGCAGGGATCTTTCCAGTCAGAAAATCACAG GTTTGTCCGTCAGTGCCTCAGTCTCCTGTCCGCTTTGGTGTCTCAGGGTCCAGAAGCTGCCAGAGATGTCCTAAGTCACATTCACGTCACTAAAGCTCTGTCTGGACTGGCAAAGAGAAAGGATAAGAGG GGAAGACCCGATGTCCGCATGGCTTTTATCCAGTTTGTGCTGTCCTTTTTGGTGTCTGGAGATAATGCTACAGTTGGACAGTTATTGGAAATCAAAG AACTCCTCCCAGAGATCCTGAGTACGGGTCTGAAGGAGGACAGGATGTCTATAGCCAATCTGATTTTGTCCACCCTGAAGACGAGA GTTGTACTAAACAAGTTCATAagtaaaacacagaaagtgCGTTTTTTCACACCTGTTGTTCTGGCCAACATAGCATCTCTGTATAAGTGGAATGGGATTGTGGATGCAACCGTTGATGATGACAGA atGTTAGAGGACTCGGAGCATGCTGGGATATCTGTCATCAGGGAACTTGTTCACAGTTTCCTCCTCGACTTGTGTTGCTCTCGTAAGCATGGTATCAGCTTTCATGATGCCAGCTTTGGCACAGCTGGGAG aGCTGGCAACATTGTCTTACTTCAGTTCTTGGTGGGGCAGAAGCAGGCCACAGAGGATGAGTTGGTGATGGAGCTGGTGGTGAATGTGTTGAAAGCTAGCCCTGACATGCTGGCCAGATACTTTAAGGAGACTCAGTATTCATACACTCCCCGCCTCAAAAGTGCTTGGCAGGACAATGTCAAGTTACTTAAAAAG ATCTACGCAGCCCAGCCAGAGATTTCCACAGCCTTCCAAACTGGTGAGGTCATCCCTCTCCCTCGCCTGCTGTCCATGATCATGGTGATATCTCTTCCTCCCGTCTGTAACAAGACCTTCTTCACACAGGGCATCAGT CTTGCCAACACAGCAGTGCAGCTCACAACTCTGTCCATGATGAATTTCACCTTGAAAAGAGCCAATAAGAATTTGGAGTACCTTTTGGATAAATCTGAGTGGCACAGCTCGAACGTATACACTTCTGACATGATGGGGGATTTGGTGCAGCAGTACAGGGAGACTCTCAGCAAG ATTTTGCCCGACATGACAAGCATAGTTTCAAAGTGGCAGTCACTTAGCAAGAAGGAAAAGACGGAtgctgaagaaaaaaagacaaaaactgaAGGGAGTGCTGAACAGACggataatgaaaacaaagtgcCTG TTGCTGAGACAGCTGAGGTCATCCTGCTGAAGACTCAGATTCTTCAGGTCATATGTCTTTACCAGAAGGTAGTGCCACATCTGGTTAGCCAGTGCAAATTTGACTTCAGCAAGCTCTTAAAAg GGATTGTGTCAGAGAAAGGAATGAGGGAAGAAGTTCCCCCAGTTCTGCAGTATCAGATACTGCAGTTGGCCTTAGATCTCCCTGCAAGCAAGTTCTCCTGGTTCCGCATACAG GATGTTGCAGATACGGAATCATCATCATCCGGAGAGAAGTCGGTACTTTACCTCCTTCTCAAGATgtttgtcagcagcagcagcagccacctgAAGACCTCCACACGACTGCTGGTTGTAAAG GTTCTAAAGGACAGCGGGGTGTTTGAGTACACCTGGACTGAGCTTGAGCTTTGGCTCGACCAGCTGGCCAAAGTAGACGCAAACCAACAAGAGACTGTCATCCAATTCTTGGAGAGG GTGTTGGTGAAACTGGTGTGTAATTCTTACACGTACACAGATAAGGTTGCCAGCCTGGTCCAGGAGGCAGCTTATCTGCAAGCCAACCTGAGCAGCCAGGAGGGCGACGCGGCCAGTATCCCAATCTCACACATAGATG ATGTCTTAGACATGCTTGACGTCATTATGGAGGGTAATGAAGGTGAGATGGAGGAGCTCGGGCCATCTCTGAGTGAAGACCTCATCATCCAGACCTTCCCCTTCAGTGTGGTCGTACCTGCTGCTCTGGAGGCCCGAAACAAACTGCCAGCAGACAAGG GGGTGGTGTATGAGTACTTGTCTGCGGTGCTGTCAGACGTGCTGCACTGTCAGAGAGAGCCGCTCCCCCTCTGTCTGGCTCTGCAGCAGTACGATAAAGAGCTTGTGTCCGCAGaactctctgcttctcctcatCCCTCCATCATACACCTTCATCAGTATTACTCCAAATGGCTACCACAGCAGTGCCGAGAGGAACTG TTCAAGTCCTCTGAATGCCATTTAAAGGGAATGTCAACCCCCAATTCATTCACTGCACTGATGAAAGCTGCGTATAGCCAAGGACCGAACACTTTGCTTGAGGACGCCTTCAGGAAGAGCGTGGAAGGAACTCTAGCTTCCATGTTGATGGCTGACTTCCCAGCAGCTATCAAGCAGATATTACTCTACATAAAATCTACTGTGGAAAACCTTGGCACG TTCTCCAAAGACATAGGAACTGCTCCTCTGAAGGCCGTAATGGGAATACTCCTGGATTTGGTGAGCAAGCTACAAGGCTTCCAGGAGACTACCATCTCTGAGCCAGCAGCCGAGAACTCCCAAGAAGGAGCAGACCTCTTCCTGGAAGTCCACCAGTCGTCCACAACAGAAGCCAATAAAGAGCAG ATCCTTGTTTCTGCCCTTGGCTCCATCTTCAAGCATCCATGTTTGCAGCAGTGGTTTCTGGCTCTGGAGCTGGCTGCTTTGCCTCCTCACACTCTGAATCCTGTCAGGCTAAAGCACATGTGTGCTCAGCTGAATGATGACATGCTGGCCTTGCTGAAGACCTGCTCCCCCACTCTCTGTGATCTTGGTCACCTGGAGCTTATTAGTAGCTATATGGAGTCTATAGAGAAAGCTGTGCTCAAAGAACTGATGGAGAAGGGCTCCCAGGCAGCAAAGAAACAGTCCAGACCTTTCCAGGCCCTCCTGTCTTTACACAGCTACATGGACTCCTGCAATCTCAGGGAGGTGGTTTCCAAGTTGCTACTCCTCCCCCACGAGAGCCTAATCTCCCCCAGCAGTAAGGGCACACAAGCCGAGCTTAGTGTCTATGGTCAAGCGGCACTGCAGATACTCACAGAGTCTAAAGCTAACCCTTCCCAGGACCACGGCATCTTTCTATCGCAGGCACACCTTCACGGCCTGAGCACCCTTCTGCTGTCCTGCTCCAGCCCTGCGCTGGAGGCCTTCCTGCTGCAGACTCTGTCTAGTGAGCCAGCCAGTGCTAAACTCATCCACACAGATGTGCTGCTGCACTGTCTCCAGTGTCCTCTCCCAGACTCTCTGTCCATCAGCTCTCTGCTGCTGAAGAACTGCTCCACTCACCGCCTCTGCTTTGATATGTGGTGCCTCGAGCCAGAGAACATGGAGAAGCTCTCAGACCAGATGGAAACATTCCTTCCACTAATCAACACCTACCTACAGGTGGCAAGTAGAGAGGATCCTGCTAGGCCAATAGATG TGCAAAAAAAGGTTGTAAAGGCTTTGAACCAAATGCTGCTGGCCAAATTGTCCCAATGTGTTCTGGGAAACCTGACGGAAGACTCCGGAGCCCAGCTTGCGGAAACACTAGCCAATCTGATCAAGCTCTCTGCAAACATCAAGGACACCAGGAACTTGGTCAGCACTCTGCCCAATGCTCTACAAAAAGTGGACAGTTTTGAAAG gTGGCGACTAGTAGATGTGATCACTGAGAAACTGGCTGATTGCCCAGAAGAACAAGACACCTGGAGGAAGTCTGTCACCGCCGCTGCCCTCAAGTGTCTCACCGCCGCTTACAGTCACTATAAAGATCAGGCTACTGCCCGGTCAGAGCAGGAGCAGAGCATCCTGGAAAGACTGCAAGGACTCCTA ACATCAGCTGACGACATCACTGCCTCTGAGTGGAACAGTTTTGTCAAGAATGGACTGAA ATATCGCTACAGAGATCACCACTTTCTGAAGACATTGGGAAACCTGTTGGAACTAATGTACGGTGGCCGTGAAGTCCACAAGGATCTGATTCCTTTATCCACCCTTTACATGATGACCAGCAGCCATTCTCTGTTCCTGCCCACCATGTTGGACTCTGATGAAGAGGCCAGCAGGTGTCAGGCTAAAG AAGCGTTATtgtccctccttctctctttggTGAAGAAATGCCCAACAGTCTGTAACATCAATCACTTTGTTGTACTTTTGGGAGCATATGGAGTTACACTGAGTACTGCAG ATCAGAAGCTATTACTGCTTCTTCAGGAATATGAAAGAAACAATGTCACTCTGCTGAAATTTCA ATCCTTCTTGTGGGGCCCGGCCGCTGTGGAACACCATAAGACCAGGAAAAGCCTTGGAGCTTCTCTGTGGAAGCAAGAGAGCTCAGACGACTTGTTGGCCCTGCTGAAAAGTGACTGGATGCTCCAAACGATTGCACACTTTCCCCAGCAACGCAGAATCATGCTGCAG GATGATAAGGAGCTGCTGTACTGTAACACTGCAGTAAAGGACCTTGGGAATGTGTATGATCCCCGTTTTCTTTTGCCTCTATTCAGCACCATACTGCAGCCAG agtgtgtgatTGACTGCCTCAAGTTTGTATCCAGTCATGCTCTGGGAGTTACTTTAATGTCTCTAAGTAGCTACGACCCAAACTTGAGAGCGGCAGCGTACCATGTGCTGAGCTGCTTCTACCAACACCTGGAAGGTGCTCGggtcagagagaagagacag TTGCTGTACTTGATGGACACCGTGAAGAATGGGATCAGACAGCAGAATCAAAGACTTCCATTTGTCCTGACCACCTACATCGCCAAAGTGGCTCAGCAGATGCTCAAACCTG AGGACCACATGTATGTGGTGTTAAACAGGTTTTTGCTGTCCCATCAGAGTTTGGACTTCAGAAGAGTCCCAGAGTTCTTCAAGCTATTCTACGGCTTTGACTTGGAG catAAAATGGAACGTGAGTGGATTTTGAGCGTGCTGGAAGAAGGCATAAGTGATGGACACAGCTATGAGTTGTGTGAACAACAAGGCATATTTCAGACCCTTCTAGGTTTCAGCAGCAGCCCCCTGTGTGATGAACACTCCCAG GCACAGATTATCAGGGTGTTGTGCCAGGCTGCCCGTGTGACCAGAGCAGCTTATAACCTCACCAAGAGCTGTGGGCTCCTAACCTGGATAATACAGGTGGTTGAAAAAAG GAATCTAGACCAGCAGCTGCTCAGTGCCATCATAGAGCTGCTCCATGTGCTGTGGTTTACTAACCTGGGGCAGAAGGAGAAGCAGGTGGATGGAGCCAAGACCTCCTCATCTACAGAGGAGAAACCTCAGAGCTCAGGGAAGTGTCTCCCACTCCCACTCATCAATGAATTCCTGTCTGTGGCATCAACTATCAGCAGACACCTCAG GTCGCGTGTGAAGGCCGCTCAGCTCAACCTGTTCCTGCAGACTCTTTGCTCTGTACTGAAGCATCGCGGGACAGCTCTCAATGTAAACAAGCAGGCTGACTGGCTAACACTCCACCCACAGCCTCTCTCTTGTACTGAATCCCTCACCCTGCTTCTCTGTTGGGCCTCGCTGTCCCACAACACGGCACTCCTAACCCAGATACAAGCGCTGTCTGAAAAGCACAAAGTGAAGGAATTGCTGG gGATGGGGAAGGATAAGGCTAGAGGTAAAGGCTCCTTTTCCCAGGCCCGCACAAGAAAAGAGAACCTGGCAGAAGATGCtgagacagagaaacaagaagagaGTCTCCTGACACAGTGTACATTTTACCTCAGCAGTATCTTTGTCCACTGGGAGCCTGTGTTTCCCCTCTCTGAACCCCAGCCGGCTCAGCCAAGAGACAAACTGGATGCCAGTCAGCTGGCCGGTGATgctgctcacctgctcaccAAGTGGTCCCTGAGGTGCTTGGTGGAAGACTCGTATgatgaaaacagaacaaaagagTTCTTGCACTGGGTCGAAAAGGCTGTGATGAAACACAGCAGAATCATGAATGTTGTGTTACTCGATCCTGGCATGAAAGCAGACATCCTTCGACTCTACCATCAGGCCTTTGACGCTCAGTGTCACTCCAGCATTTCAGCAAGAGTGGAAGTCCTCCAGCTATTTACCAACATAATGATACGATTACTAGAGACCCGAGGCAACCTTCCAGAGCTGCATCAGGCTGTcgtctctgcctgcctgccagcAGCCACACATGATCAGTCTACACGTG TAGAAGGGCTGTTTCTCTTGTCGTCATACGTCCATGAGTTGTGGAGAGGAGCCACGTCAGCAGAGCTGTTCCTGTCTCATGTCAGTTTGGTGACGGGAGCCAAGTGTAACAGACAGAAAGCATCTAAACCATCACTGAAGCAAACTGCCATCAGAGCCATCTGTAATGACATCATTACCCTGAAGAGTTAG